Proteins encoded by one window of Geobacter sp. DSM 9736:
- a CDS encoding family 1 glycosylhydrolase — protein sequence MEITDMSKARSLPEIWGGIECTINRVGDKYFRQLERNGHLTRPEDLMMFAELGLKTLRYPVLWEQVAPDGLDHPDWSWPDERLHMLRDLGITPVLTLLHHGSGPRYTSLTDPQFPEKLARYAGMVAERYPWLEWFTPVNEPLTTGRFSGLYGIWFPHGRDNLTFVRCLLQQCRGTITAMEAIREVIPNARLVITEDMGRTFAIPLLQYQADFENMRRWLSLDLLFGRIDRDHPLRSWLLRYGALEKELEQYLESPVRPDVVGLNYYLTSDRVLDERMHLYPEDRHGGNGRHCYADVEAVRAWPEGILGHAEVLRSAWERYRTAVALTEVHLGGNREGQLRWFLEAWQAAVKLKNSGVEVRAVTAWSLLGAFDWNRLLREEKGFYEPGVYDVRGQAPRCTALGRMLRSLSKSGTFDHPVLTAPGWWRRDDRFFHEDCRSSVISPFAAKKESSRERPLLVVGRTGTLGQGFARICELRGLHHILLSRQDIDIASSAAVNYALETYRPWAVVNAAGYVRVDEAEEDFQACFRENTLGPMTLAAACREQGVALLSFSSDLVFDGGKGSAYLESDPIAPLNVYGKSKADAERHVLSLFPEALMIRTSAFFGPWDKYNFVTMSLARLARGDHVRAAADMVVSPTYVPDLIHTCLDLLMDQESGIWHVSNDGNVNWAELAASCARMANIDEKGVIRCTAAELGFQAKRPVHSVLKSERGIVLPPLDDALQRYFAECSVPLV from the coding sequence ATGGAGATTACTGACATGTCGAAGGCCAGGTCCCTCCCTGAAATCTGGGGAGGGATCGAATGCACCATCAACCGCGTTGGCGACAAGTACTTCCGCCAGTTGGAGCGGAACGGACACCTCACCCGTCCAGAAGATCTGATGATGTTCGCAGAGCTCGGGTTAAAGACCCTGCGTTATCCGGTTCTCTGGGAACAGGTCGCGCCGGACGGGCTCGACCATCCTGACTGGAGCTGGCCTGACGAGCGGCTCCACATGCTGCGGGACCTGGGCATCACCCCCGTCCTGACCCTCCTACACCATGGTAGCGGCCCACGCTACACGAGCCTCACCGACCCGCAGTTCCCGGAGAAGCTGGCGCGGTATGCAGGCATGGTGGCCGAGCGTTACCCATGGCTCGAGTGGTTCACTCCGGTGAATGAGCCGCTTACCACAGGGCGGTTCAGCGGCCTCTATGGAATATGGTTCCCACATGGTCGTGACAACCTGACTTTCGTGCGCTGCCTGCTGCAGCAATGCCGGGGAACCATTACTGCAATGGAAGCTATCCGCGAGGTGATTCCGAACGCAAGACTCGTCATCACCGAAGATATGGGGCGCACCTTCGCCATCCCGCTCCTCCAGTACCAGGCGGACTTCGAAAACATGCGGCGCTGGTTGAGCCTCGATCTGCTCTTCGGCAGGATCGACAGAGACCACCCGCTCCGATCCTGGCTTCTGCGTTACGGCGCTTTGGAAAAGGAGCTTGAGCAATACCTGGAGTCACCGGTTCGACCGGATGTCGTCGGACTCAACTACTACCTGACGAGCGACAGAGTTCTCGATGAACGGATGCATCTTTACCCGGAGGACCGGCACGGCGGGAACGGACGGCACTGTTATGCGGATGTAGAAGCTGTGCGCGCCTGGCCGGAAGGGATTCTGGGGCACGCAGAAGTCCTTCGCAGTGCGTGGGAGCGATACCGAACCGCTGTAGCGCTTACCGAGGTGCACTTGGGAGGTAATAGGGAAGGGCAACTTCGGTGGTTCTTGGAGGCGTGGCAAGCAGCAGTGAAGCTCAAGAATTCAGGGGTGGAGGTTCGCGCTGTGACCGCTTGGTCGCTCCTGGGAGCCTTCGACTGGAACCGGCTCCTCCGGGAAGAAAAGGGCTTCTACGAGCCGGGGGTATACGACGTGCGTGGGCAGGCACCAAGATGTACGGCACTGGGGAGGATGCTCCGCAGCCTGTCGAAATCCGGGACCTTCGACCACCCGGTCCTCACCGCCCCCGGCTGGTGGCGCAGGGATGATCGTTTTTTTCACGAGGACTGCCGCTCCTCGGTCATCTCTCCCTTTGCGGCAAAAAAGGAGTCGTCCAGGGAAAGGCCCCTCCTCGTCGTGGGTCGTACCGGCACCCTCGGCCAGGGCTTCGCCCGCATCTGCGAATTGCGGGGGCTCCACCACATCCTCCTCTCCCGGCAGGACATCGACATCGCTTCGTCGGCAGCAGTAAACTATGCTCTTGAGACGTACCGGCCTTGGGCGGTCGTCAACGCAGCCGGATATGTCCGGGTGGACGAGGCGGAAGAAGATTTCCAGGCATGTTTCAGGGAGAACACCCTGGGCCCGATGACCCTCGCCGCAGCATGTCGCGAACAGGGGGTGGCTCTCCTCTCCTTCTCCTCGGACCTCGTCTTCGATGGAGGAAAAGGAAGTGCCTATCTGGAGAGCGACCCGATAGCACCGCTGAACGTTTACGGGAAGAGCAAGGCAGACGCCGAGCGCCACGTCCTCAGTCTCTTTCCCGAAGCGCTCATGATCCGGACGAGCGCCTTCTTCGGGCCATGGGACAAGTATAATTTCGTCACCATGTCGCTGGCCCGGCTGGCAAGGGGGGACCATGTCCGCGCGGCCGCCGACATGGTCGTCTCCCCCACCTACGTGCCGGACCTGATCCACACCTGCCTCGACCTGCTGATGGATCAGGAATCGGGCATCTGGCACGTGAGCAACGACGGAAACGTTAATTGGGCTGAACTGGCCGCCTCCTGCGCCCGGATGGCCAACATTGACGAAAAGGGGGTAATCCGCTGCACGGCGGCGGAGCTGGGCTTTCAGGCGAAGCGCCCCGTGCACAGCGTGCTAAAGAGCGAGCGCGGGATCGTACTTCCTCCCCTTGATGACGCCCTGCAGCGCTACTTTGCGGAGTGCTCAGTGCCGTTGGTTTGA
- the galK gene encoding galactokinase: protein MTSANFSEIFGFPPETSAAAPGRVNLLGEHTDYNDGFVLPTAIPRFTRIELAHSLDHLNHFHAAELGETVSCGIEGMVPEGFARYLVGCLRVLKEENFRVAPVSAMVMSDVPMGAGLSSSAALEVAMLRALRLLFHLDLDDVRVARLAQRAEIRFAGVNCGIMDQMASSLADAEHMLFLDTRSLERRLLPIPQGAELLVADSGVPRTLAGSKYNERRTECEEAARFLKVPALRDVSDPGTLSILPPLLQRRARHVVTENARVLEAARGVDTRRFGEMMNESHASLRDDFEVSIPPLDLLVRLLQKHPATFGARLTGAGFGGACVALVKNGCAQTVAEEALAGYHQRGGEGRLLVP from the coding sequence ATGACTTCAGCGAACTTCTCAGAAATATTCGGCTTTCCTCCCGAGACATCGGCAGCGGCCCCCGGAAGGGTGAACCTCCTCGGCGAACATACCGACTACAACGACGGGTTCGTGCTCCCAACCGCCATCCCACGCTTCACCCGCATAGAGCTGGCCCACAGCTTGGACCACCTCAACCACTTCCATGCTGCAGAGCTCGGGGAAACGGTGTCATGCGGAATCGAAGGCATGGTCCCTGAGGGATTTGCAAGGTACCTGGTCGGATGCCTGCGGGTGCTCAAGGAAGAGAACTTTCGGGTTGCTCCGGTCTCCGCAATGGTGATGTCGGATGTACCCATGGGAGCCGGACTTTCCAGCAGTGCAGCCCTGGAAGTCGCAATGCTGCGCGCTCTGCGCCTGCTCTTTCACCTGGATCTGGACGACGTCAGAGTAGCCCGCCTCGCCCAGCGAGCGGAGATTCGATTTGCTGGCGTCAACTGCGGGATCATGGATCAGATGGCATCGAGCCTTGCAGATGCCGAGCATATGCTCTTCCTGGACACGCGGAGCCTCGAACGGCGGCTCTTGCCCATTCCGCAAGGAGCAGAACTGCTTGTAGCGGACAGCGGAGTCCCCCGGACCCTTGCCGGCAGCAAATACAACGAACGCAGGACTGAATGCGAGGAGGCAGCCCGGTTCCTCAAGGTGCCGGCTCTGCGGGATGTGAGCGATCCGGGGACCCTCTCCATCCTGCCACCCCTCCTCCAGCGGCGCGCGCGGCACGTAGTGACCGAGAACGCCCGGGTCCTGGAGGCTGCACGTGGAGTCGACACACGCCGTTTCGGGGAGATGATGAATGAATCGCACGCAAGCCTGAGAGATGATTTCGAGGTATCGATTCCGCCCCTCGACCTCCTCGTCCGGCTCCTCCAGAAACACCCGGCAACCTTCGGCGCGCGGCTTACCGGTGCCGGGTTCGGTGGCGCCTGCGTCGCATTGGTCAAAAATGGGTGTGCACAGACAGTAGCCGAAGAGGCCCTCGCCGGTTACCATCAGCGGGGGGGCGAGGGGCGCCTGCTCGTGCCATAG